Proteins found in one Planctomycetia bacterium genomic segment:
- a CDS encoding CBS domain-containing protein: protein MTLLDILNHKGHAVLSIEPTATLAEVVRTLVEHNCGSLIVCATSGDGLRSRMVGIITERDILRACAAGKAPLERQHVHDVMSSNPVTGRPNDSVEDTMGVMTDRRIRHLPVLDGGMLAGIISIGDLVKAQHDAMTMENHYLKSYLHG from the coding sequence ATGACGTTGTTGGACATTCTGAATCACAAGGGGCACGCGGTCCTGAGCATCGAACCGACCGCGACGTTGGCCGAGGTGGTTCGCACCTTGGTCGAACACAACTGCGGCTCCTTGATCGTCTGCGCTACCTCGGGCGACGGACTCCGCTCGCGCATGGTCGGCATCATCACCGAACGCGATATCCTCCGCGCCTGCGCCGCGGGCAAGGCGCCGCTGGAACGGCAGCACGTGCACGACGTGATGTCCTCCAACCCGGTCACCGGCCGCCCGAACGATTCGGTCGAAGACACGATGGGCGTCATGACCGATCGTCGCATCCGCCACTTGCCCGTGCTCGACGGCGGCATGCTGGCCGGCATCATCTCCATCGGCGACCTGGTCAAGGCGCAACACGACGCCATGACGATGGAGAACCACTACTTGAAGAGCTACCTGCATGGGTAG
- a CDS encoding phytanoyl-CoA dioxygenase family protein, translating to MSAGPLTPDELAQYQRDGFILVRKLFHDDEMSRLLEFAQQDPALSASAYGRKDATGMETKLALWNEPGENLYGMFARSPRVVDRMEQLLGGEVYHWHMKMMLKEPRVGGAWEWHQDYGYWYHNGCLFPLLASCLIAVTPSNRENGCLQVLRGSQQLGRIDHGKTGDQTGADMERVNAALERMELSYVECQPGDALFFDGNLLHRSDQNLSDHPRWSLICCYNAARNSPYKVTRHPAYTKLEKVSDAAIKTWTAE from the coding sequence ATGTCCGCAGGTCCGCTCACGCCCGATGAACTGGCTCAGTACCAGCGCGACGGATTCATCCTCGTGCGCAAACTGTTCCACGACGATGAAATGTCGCGACTCCTGGAGTTCGCCCAACAGGATCCCGCGCTCTCGGCTTCGGCTTACGGACGCAAAGACGCGACCGGCATGGAGACGAAGCTCGCGCTTTGGAACGAACCGGGCGAGAATTTGTACGGCATGTTTGCCCGTTCGCCGCGCGTTGTCGATCGGATGGAGCAATTGCTCGGCGGCGAAGTCTACCACTGGCACATGAAGATGATGCTGAAAGAACCGCGCGTCGGTGGCGCCTGGGAATGGCATCAGGACTACGGCTACTGGTATCACAACGGCTGCCTGTTTCCGTTGTTGGCGAGCTGCCTGATCGCCGTCACGCCTTCCAACCGGGAGAACGGCTGCCTGCAGGTCTTGCGCGGCTCGCAACAATTGGGCCGCATCGACCACGGCAAAACCGGCGATCAAACCGGCGCCGACATGGAACGCGTCAACGCCGCGCTCGAACGCATGGAACTAAGCTACGTCGAGTGCCAGCCCGGCGACGCGCTCTTCTTCGACGGCAACCTGCTGCACCGCTCCGACCAGAATCTTTCCGATCACCCGCGCTGGTCGCTGATTTGCTGCTACAACGCCGCCCGCAACAGCCCCTACAAGGTGACGCGGCATCCAGCGTACACGAAGCTGGAGAAGGTCAGCGACGCCGCGATCAAAACGTGGACGGCGGAATGA
- the aroA gene encoding 3-phosphoshikimate 1-carboxyvinyltransferase produces the protein MARGRTPLSPSIAITPRGPLNATIRPPGSKSITNRALVCAALAAGRSTLSGALDSDDTRVMVDCLRKLGIAVDHSAEARTLTVDGCGGRISAREADLFVGNSGTTVRFLTALVTLGRGVYRLDGVARMRERPIEDQLDALRQLGAKLTCELGTGCPPVRVEANGLPGGKSRVRGDVSSQFLSGLLMTAPCALSDVELSVDGVLVSQPYIHMTLAVMRSFGIAVEIAPDLSHFKIRGARRYEPREYAIEPDASAASYFFGAAAIAGGQATVDGLSRQSLQGDIAFADVLAQMGCDVEFDDVHNRTTVRSGALHGTDVNMNAISDTVQTLGAVALFADGPTTITGVGHIRHKETDRIAAMATELRKLGATVEEFADGMKITPGPLHGAAIDTYDDHRMAMSLALAGLRIPGVVINDPGCTAKTYPEFFQDLASLK, from the coding sequence ATGGCTCGCGGCAGAACTCCCTTGTCCCCAAGTATCGCGATTACGCCCCGTGGCCCCTTAAACGCCACGATTCGCCCGCCGGGGTCGAAGAGTATCACGAATCGCGCGCTGGTCTGCGCGGCGCTCGCGGCTGGGCGCTCGACGCTCTCCGGCGCACTCGACAGCGACGACACGCGCGTGATGGTCGATTGCCTCCGCAAGCTCGGCATCGCTGTGGATCACAGCGCCGAGGCGCGAACGCTGACGGTAGATGGTTGCGGCGGGCGCATTTCCGCGAGGGAAGCCGATCTCTTCGTCGGCAATAGCGGTACGACGGTCCGCTTCCTCACGGCGCTCGTCACGCTGGGCCGTGGCGTGTATCGACTGGACGGCGTCGCGCGAATGCGTGAGCGGCCGATCGAGGATCAGCTCGACGCTTTGCGACAACTTGGCGCGAAGCTGACGTGCGAGCTCGGCACGGGCTGCCCGCCGGTCCGCGTCGAAGCGAATGGACTACCCGGCGGTAAGTCCCGCGTGCGCGGCGATGTTTCGAGCCAGTTCCTGAGCGGACTCTTGATGACGGCGCCCTGCGCGTTGTCGGACGTCGAGTTGTCCGTCGACGGCGTACTCGTCTCGCAACCGTACATTCACATGACGCTGGCGGTGATGCGGTCCTTTGGCATCGCCGTCGAAATCGCACCGGATCTGAGTCACTTCAAGATTCGCGGCGCGCGGCGCTACGAGCCGCGCGAGTACGCCATCGAACCGGACGCCTCGGCGGCCAGCTACTTCTTCGGCGCCGCAGCGATCGCCGGCGGCCAGGCCACAGTGGACGGGCTCTCGCGACAAAGCCTCCAAGGAGACATCGCCTTTGCCGACGTCCTCGCGCAAATGGGCTGCGACGTCGAGTTCGACGATGTTCACAATCGCACCACGGTGCGCAGCGGTGCGCTCCACGGGACCGACGTCAACATGAACGCGATCAGCGATACCGTGCAAACGCTCGGCGCGGTGGCTCTCTTCGCTGACGGCCCGACGACGATCACCGGCGTCGGCCACATCCGCCACAAAGAGACGGATCGCATCGCGGCGATGGCGACCGAATTGCGCAAGCTCGGCGCGACGGTCGAAGAATTCGCCGACGGGATGAAGATTACTCCCGGGCCGTTGCACGGCGCGGCAATCGACACCTATGACGATCACCGCATGGCGATGAGCCTCGCCCTGGCCGGCCTGCGCATCCCCGGCGTCGTCATCAACGACCCCGGCTGCACGGCGAAGACCTATCCGGAATTTTTTCAGGATTTGGCGTCGCTTAAGTAA
- a CDS encoding amidohydrolase family protein, with product MWVRQCELDANVEERPPIPMRIASNEEFVPPPQSDEQKQVELRLWALAERAATRLNMSRRDFLRTGCGMAAAMLALNQVYGPYYEVQADELEDMGKVRERWPKEQFIFDVQTHHVDVNKNWYNDTPDGKKFAEFFKLIRIEGDLDDSLNRLNLDHYVKEIFFDSDTVMAVISGVPTREWNKNPLPPDQMAATRDHVNRLAGSERVLAHGLVRPNLGSSELDEMERQVKVLGIRAWKMYTGAEIGEEAWWMDDEKVAYPCWEKTKALGIKNCCVHKGLPLGLFNEEHCRPKDLVKAARDWPDLNFIVYHSAFVGFGGDAKWMKEGDPQYIPWTSDLLKDLKANPNIKNIYFELGSTFNQLSAFAPEKCLHMLGQMIQVSGADHILWGTDSIWGGSPQSQIERLRRLKMTDELRDKFGYSDLTPEIKNQIFGLNAAKLFELDPNAQRKAIEHDRFSQLRKEYDRNPSPTNTQYGWIWVEDGSEPTTPIGPG from the coding sequence ATGTGGGTTCGACAGTGTGAATTGGACGCGAATGTTGAGGAGCGTCCGCCGATTCCGATGCGGATCGCGTCCAACGAAGAATTTGTGCCGCCGCCGCAGTCGGATGAACAGAAGCAAGTCGAACTGCGTCTCTGGGCATTAGCCGAGCGCGCCGCCACGCGATTGAACATGAGCCGGCGCGATTTTCTCCGCACCGGCTGCGGGATGGCCGCCGCCATGCTCGCGCTGAACCAGGTCTACGGCCCGTACTACGAAGTGCAGGCCGACGAACTGGAAGACATGGGCAAGGTCCGCGAGCGTTGGCCCAAAGAGCAATTCATTTTCGACGTGCAGACGCATCACGTCGACGTCAACAAGAATTGGTACAACGACACGCCCGACGGCAAGAAATTCGCCGAGTTCTTCAAGCTGATCCGCATCGAAGGCGATCTGGACGACAGTCTCAACCGGCTCAATCTGGATCACTACGTCAAAGAGATCTTCTTCGACAGCGACACGGTGATGGCCGTCATCTCCGGCGTGCCGACGCGCGAATGGAACAAAAACCCGTTGCCGCCGGATCAGATGGCGGCCACGCGCGATCACGTGAATCGCCTGGCGGGTTCGGAGCGCGTGCTCGCCCACGGTCTCGTGCGCCCGAATCTCGGCAGCAGCGAACTGGACGAAATGGAGCGCCAGGTCAAGGTGCTCGGCATCCGCGCCTGGAAGATGTACACCGGCGCCGAAATCGGTGAAGAAGCCTGGTGGATGGACGACGAAAAGGTCGCCTATCCCTGCTGGGAAAAAACCAAGGCCCTCGGCATCAAGAACTGCTGCGTCCACAAGGGTTTGCCGCTCGGCCTCTTCAACGAAGAACACTGCCGGCCGAAAGACCTCGTGAAAGCGGCCCGCGATTGGCCGGATTTGAACTTCATCGTCTATCACTCCGCGTTCGTGGGCTTCGGCGGCGACGCGAAGTGGATGAAAGAAGGCGATCCGCAGTACATCCCCTGGACGAGCGACCTGCTTAAGGACTTGAAGGCCAACCCGAACATCAAGAACATCTACTTCGAGCTCGGCAGCACGTTTAATCAACTCTCCGCATTCGCACCGGAAAAGTGCTTGCACATGCTCGGGCAGATGATCCAGGTCTCCGGGGCCGATCACATCCTCTGGGGCACCGATTCCATCTGGGGCGGCAGTCCGCAGAGCCAGATCGAACGCTTGCGCCGCCTGAAAATGACCGACGAACTCCGCGACAAGTTCGGCTACTCCGACCTGACGCCCGAGATCAAAAACCAAATCTTCGGCCTCAACGCGGCGAAGCTGTTCGAGCTGGACCCCAACGCCCAGCGCAAGGCCATCGAACACGACCGCTTCAGTCAACTCCGCAAAGAATACGACCGCAACCCCAGCCCCACGAACACGCAATACGGCTGGATCTGGGTGGAAGACGGGAGCGAGCCGACCACGCCGATCGGGCCGGGCTAG
- a CDS encoding redoxin family protein — protein sequence MRQFGTVRGACSVALTLLTAISAFGPQARANVPVGTRVPNFVLADAAGQTQALADFRDQKAVVLVFLGTECPVANLYVPDLVAMQEKYRDQGVRFIAINANPTDTAEEIAKHAEEFGLKLPVWIDAGGRVAQTLGVTRTPEVLLLDDRAAVRYRGRIDDRYGVDYKRNEATRHDLAEAIDEHLAGKPVTIAETEPVGCLISFPSAKEINADVTYSKEVARIVQENCQKCHHAGTAAPFEMLSFDDVMNHGEMIKEVVQRRQMPPWHADPRYGTFSNDRRLTEQEIDTLVAWVDAGMPRGDDKDLPTTVEYADGWTIGKPDIIFEMPEDVSVPASGTVPYRYFTTETNFEEDVWIQAAEARPGNRAAVHHIIAFYQEPGKEPSRRFEDQWIVATAPGDMPLVLPPGVARKIPKGSKIVWQMHYTPTGKEEKDRSQIGLILYKGDEPPKYEARTRGLANVRLQIPPGASHHEVKSQLTVPADVYLLSFSPHMHVRGKDFEYKATFPDGKQEVLLSVPQYDFNWQSTYRLPEPRFVPQGTKIQCVAHYDNSPNNPANPDPKIEVHWGDQTWEEMMIGYMDYMLADGVPKAAADVAAPGEDVLDTPKP from the coding sequence ATGCGGCAATTCGGGACGGTTCGCGGCGCGTGTTCGGTAGCTCTCACCCTGCTCACCGCGATTTCGGCTTTCGGGCCGCAGGCCAGGGCGAATGTACCGGTCGGCACTCGGGTGCCCAACTTCGTGCTGGCTGACGCTGCCGGCCAGACGCAAGCCCTGGCGGATTTCCGCGACCAGAAAGCAGTCGTGCTCGTGTTCTTGGGGACCGAATGCCCGGTGGCGAATCTGTACGTCCCGGACTTGGTCGCCATGCAGGAGAAGTATCGCGACCAAGGGGTCCGGTTCATTGCGATCAATGCCAACCCGACCGACACGGCCGAAGAGATCGCCAAACACGCCGAAGAGTTCGGCCTCAAGTTGCCGGTCTGGATCGACGCCGGCGGACGTGTCGCCCAGACATTGGGCGTCACTCGCACGCCCGAAGTGTTGTTGCTCGACGACCGCGCCGCGGTGCGCTATCGCGGGCGCATCGACGATCGCTACGGCGTCGACTACAAGCGCAACGAAGCCACGCGCCACGACTTGGCGGAAGCCATCGACGAGCATTTGGCCGGCAAGCCAGTGACCATCGCCGAAACCGAACCGGTCGGCTGCCTGATCTCGTTCCCGTCCGCGAAAGAAATCAATGCCGACGTGACATACTCGAAGGAAGTCGCGCGGATCGTCCAAGAGAACTGCCAGAAATGCCACCACGCCGGCACCGCCGCGCCGTTTGAGATGCTCTCGTTCGACGACGTGATGAACCACGGCGAGATGATCAAGGAAGTCGTGCAGCGCCGCCAGATGCCGCCTTGGCACGCCGACCCGCGTTACGGCACGTTCTCGAATGATCGACGGCTGACCGAACAGGAAATCGACACGCTGGTCGCCTGGGTCGACGCTGGCATGCCGCGCGGCGACGACAAGGATCTGCCGACGACCGTCGAATACGCCGACGGCTGGACGATCGGCAAGCCGGACATCATCTTCGAAATGCCGGAAGACGTAAGCGTCCCCGCCTCTGGCACCGTGCCGTATCGCTACTTCACGACCGAAACGAACTTTGAAGAGGACGTTTGGATTCAAGCCGCCGAAGCACGCCCGGGCAACCGCGCTGCGGTGCATCACATCATCGCCTTCTACCAAGAGCCGGGCAAAGAACCGTCGCGCCGTTTCGAGGATCAATGGATCGTCGCCACGGCGCCGGGAGATATGCCGCTCGTGCTGCCGCCGGGCGTGGCGCGCAAGATTCCGAAGGGATCCAAAATCGTCTGGCAAATGCATTACACGCCCACCGGCAAGGAAGAGAAAGATCGCTCGCAAATCGGGCTGATTCTTTACAAGGGAGACGAGCCGCCCAAGTACGAAGCCCGCACGCGCGGCTTGGCCAACGTGCGCTTGCAGATTCCGCCGGGGGCCTCGCATCACGAAGTAAAGTCGCAGTTGACGGTGCCGGCCGACGTCTATCTGCTTTCCTTCTCCCCGCACATGCACGTGCGCGGCAAAGATTTCGAGTACAAGGCCACGTTCCCGGATGGAAAGCAGGAAGTCCTGCTTTCCGTGCCCCAGTACGACTTCAACTGGCAGAGCACCTACCGGCTGCCGGAACCACGGTTCGTCCCCCAGGGCACGAAGATTCAGTGCGTGGCGCACTACGACAACTCGCCCAACAACCCGGCGAATCCGGACCCCAAGATTGAAGTCCACTGGGGCGATCAGACCTGGGAAGAAATGATGATCGGCTACATGGACTACATGCTGGCCGACGGCGTGCCGAAGGCAGCGGCCGACGTCGCCGCGCCCGGCGAAGACGTGCTGGATACGCCGAAGCCGTAG
- a CDS encoding prenyltransferase/squalene oxidase repeat-containing protein: MSDQDSSSTSTAVAEPESAATAAPRSETLEQLDQLEQAGKLDWLTTAPSWLFSAVVHLLVILALGLMMLPEIKQQVRNLVATTVSDEEGLTDVAALDLPQPASLDATETELSVPTEVTGLSESIGVSEISDAPAASLAVELDAPGLNSGSSDLMSEIGSSVGSGLAGRGEGMRKRLVIERGGTGESEAAVARALAWLAAHQNQDGSWSFDHTQGDCQGRCGNPGMLGNRANLGATGIALMPFLGAGNTHREGKYKEVVQSGLYFLMNNMHAHENVPGALNDPVPAGMYSHGICAIALCEAYGMTDDKGLEGPAQASLDFITYAQDPVGGGWRYLPRQPGDTSVVGWQLMALKSGQLSYLRIDPRTVAGASHFLDTVQTDSGAGYGYQNPPAGTATTAIGLLCRMYMGWKRDHAALMRGVQTLSDRGPSDSDMYYNYYATQVMSHFGGDPWEKWNPKMRDFLVKEQAAGGHELGSWHFSGGAHGDREGGRHYSTALSTMILEVYYRHMPIYQEQAGEEKFQD, translated from the coding sequence ATGTCCGACCAGGACTCCTCCAGTACGTCGACCGCCGTTGCGGAGCCCGAGAGCGCCGCCACGGCTGCGCCCCGTTCCGAAACGCTGGAGCAGCTCGACCAACTGGAGCAGGCCGGCAAGCTCGACTGGCTGACCACGGCCCCCAGTTGGCTGTTCAGCGCCGTCGTCCATTTACTGGTAATCCTGGCCCTTGGGCTGATGATGCTGCCCGAGATCAAGCAGCAGGTGCGGAACCTGGTCGCCACGACGGTCAGCGACGAAGAGGGCCTGACCGACGTGGCGGCGCTCGATTTGCCGCAGCCGGCCTCGCTCGACGCCACGGAAACCGAACTGTCCGTGCCGACCGAGGTCACCGGGTTGAGCGAGAGCATCGGCGTCTCCGAAATCAGCGATGCGCCCGCCGCGAGTCTGGCGGTGGAACTCGACGCCCCGGGGCTGAATTCCGGCTCGTCGGATCTGATGAGCGAAATCGGCAGCTCCGTCGGGTCAGGGCTTGCGGGACGTGGCGAGGGGATGCGCAAGCGGCTCGTCATCGAACGCGGCGGCACAGGCGAAAGCGAAGCTGCGGTGGCTCGGGCGCTCGCATGGCTGGCCGCCCATCAGAACCAGGACGGCAGTTGGAGCTTCGATCACACACAGGGCGATTGCCAAGGCCGCTGCGGCAATCCTGGCATGCTCGGCAACCGCGCGAATCTTGGCGCAACCGGCATCGCATTGATGCCGTTTCTGGGGGCCGGCAACACGCACCGCGAAGGGAAGTACAAGGAGGTCGTGCAAAGCGGCCTGTACTTCCTGATGAACAACATGCACGCGCACGAAAACGTGCCGGGCGCTCTGAATGACCCGGTCCCGGCTGGCATGTATTCACATGGTATTTGCGCCATCGCGCTGTGCGAAGCCTACGGTATGACCGACGACAAAGGCCTGGAAGGTCCGGCTCAGGCTTCGCTCGATTTCATCACCTACGCGCAAGACCCGGTCGGTGGCGGGTGGCGTTATCTGCCGAGACAACCAGGCGACACGTCGGTGGTCGGTTGGCAGTTGATGGCGCTCAAGAGTGGGCAGCTGTCGTATTTGCGAATTGATCCGCGGACCGTGGCCGGCGCGAGCCATTTTCTCGACACGGTGCAAACCGACAGTGGCGCCGGCTACGGATATCAGAACCCGCCCGCCGGCACGGCGACGACCGCCATTGGTTTGCTGTGCCGCATGTACATGGGCTGGAAGCGGGACCACGCTGCTTTGATGCGCGGCGTGCAAACGCTGAGCGATCGCGGGCCTTCCGATAGCGACATGTATTACAACTACTACGCCACGCAGGTGATGAGCCACTTCGGCGGCGACCCGTGGGAGAAGTGGAATCCCAAAATGCGGGACTTCCTCGTCAAGGAACAGGCCGCTGGCGGACATGAATTGGGCAGCTGGCATTTCAGCGGCGGCGCTCACGGCGACCGAGAAGGAGGCCGGCATTATTCGACCGCCCTGTCGACGATGATCCTCGAAGTCTATTACCGCCACATGCCGATCTACCAGGAACAGGCCGGCGAAGAGAAATTCCAGGATTGA
- a CDS encoding excinuclease ABC subunit UvrC, which produces MDEPLPQQDAELPPDGGVDSVGTFGFRRALSKVREFPRAPGIYLMKDSAGRVIYIGKAKNLRARAGSYFLKAAAADRRTTDLVREICDIDFIAAESEVDALLLEARLVKDVQPKYNKDLRDDKSFPYLQITTGEDFPTVEFTREPAQKGVKLYGPFLSAGSLRGAIQVLQKIFKFRNCTLDIRDGDPRWRWYRPCLLASINQCTAPCNLRITKEEYRKDIDRLRMFLEGKKEALLKSMREEMASASKELRFEKAARLRDEIQMLKTLDRRGKLDKHVQPEVFFIDPKKGLAGLKKVLKLEKKPRVIEGVDIAHLGGGETVASLVQFIDGLPFKPGYKRFRIRGVEGIDDFQSIHEVVLRRFTRLRDQDESFPDILLIDGGKGQLNAGMDAFRTLGVEPPTVISLAKKEEEIFRPGESEPLKLSRHAYALRLLQYVRDEAHRFAQHYHHILRKKSQLGD; this is translated from the coding sequence ATGGACGAGCCTCTTCCTCAGCAGGACGCCGAACTTCCGCCCGATGGCGGCGTTGATAGCGTCGGCACCTTTGGGTTCCGCCGCGCCTTGTCGAAGGTGCGCGAGTTTCCCCGCGCGCCAGGCATTTATCTGATGAAGGACTCGGCCGGCCGGGTGATCTACATCGGCAAGGCCAAGAATCTCCGTGCCCGGGCCGGGAGTTACTTTCTCAAGGCGGCGGCCGCGGACCGGCGGACGACCGACCTAGTGCGGGAAATCTGCGACATCGATTTCATTGCCGCCGAGAGCGAGGTGGACGCATTGTTGCTCGAAGCGCGATTGGTGAAGGACGTTCAGCCGAAATACAACAAAGACCTGCGCGACGACAAGTCGTTCCCGTATTTGCAGATCACGACCGGCGAGGATTTCCCCACGGTCGAGTTCACGCGGGAGCCGGCGCAAAAGGGCGTCAAGCTCTACGGCCCGTTCCTGAGCGCCGGCAGTCTGCGCGGCGCGATTCAGGTGTTGCAGAAGATTTTCAAGTTCCGCAACTGCACGCTGGACATCCGCGACGGCGACCCGCGCTGGCGGTGGTATCGCCCCTGTTTGCTGGCGAGCATCAACCAATGCACCGCGCCGTGCAACCTGCGAATCACGAAAGAGGAATATCGCAAGGACATCGATCGGCTGCGGATGTTTCTGGAAGGCAAGAAAGAAGCGCTGTTGAAATCGATGCGCGAAGAAATGGCGTCCGCCTCGAAGGAACTGCGGTTCGAAAAAGCGGCGCGGTTGCGGGATGAAATCCAGATGCTGAAAACCCTCGACCGCCGCGGCAAACTCGACAAGCACGTCCAGCCGGAGGTGTTCTTCATCGACCCGAAGAAGGGACTCGCCGGCTTGAAAAAAGTGCTCAAGCTGGAGAAGAAGCCGCGCGTGATTGAAGGGGTCGATATCGCCCATCTCGGCGGCGGCGAAACGGTGGCCAGCCTAGTGCAGTTCATCGACGGGCTACCGTTCAAGCCCGGCTACAAGCGGTTCCGCATCCGGGGCGTCGAGGGGATCGACGATTTCCAGAGCATCCACGAAGTGGTGCTGCGCCGCTTCACGCGGCTGCGCGACCAGGACGAGTCCTTCCCGGACATCCTGCTAATCGACGGCGGCAAAGGCCAGCTCAACGCCGGCATGGACGCCTTCCGCACGCTCGGCGTGGAACCGCCGACGGTAATCTCGCTGGCGAAAAAGGAAGAAGAAATCTTCCGCCCCGGCGAAAGCGAACCACTCAAGCTCAGCCGCCACGCGTACGCCTTGCGGTTACTACAATACGTCCGCGACGAGGCCCACCGCTTCGCGCAGCATTATCATCACATCTTGCGGAAGAAGTCTCAGTTGGGGGATTGA
- a CDS encoding DUF1559 domain-containing protein has translation MRRALTLLEVLIVLFIIAGLLALLTPALMRSRESARRANCESNLRQLSMAMRMYIDAYRRVPERPDGVQLGGWSVALLQFLEQKETAAAIMAGSPVANELPTILRCPSVVRETESGIPRAHYALATNSNRDVWRIGDAPLGFGEHWLSGPEVHFDDWRTKPGPHSGGSLVTSTDSSVEFHSP, from the coding sequence ATGCGACGAGCCCTAACGCTATTGGAAGTCCTGATTGTCCTATTCATCATTGCCGGCCTACTGGCGTTGCTGACACCGGCGCTCATGCGATCAAGAGAATCCGCGCGGCGGGCGAATTGCGAGAGCAATCTTCGCCAACTCAGCATGGCGATGCGGATGTACATTGACGCTTATCGGCGCGTGCCGGAGCGGCCTGACGGAGTTCAACTGGGCGGATGGTCGGTGGCCTTATTGCAATTCCTGGAGCAGAAGGAGACGGCGGCGGCGATTATGGCCGGCTCGCCGGTGGCGAACGAATTGCCCACGATCTTGCGCTGCCCTTCCGTAGTGCGAGAAACAGAATCTGGAATCCCCCGTGCACATTACGCCTTGGCGACCAACTCCAACCGCGATGTCTGGAGGATTGGCGATGCTCCGTTGGGTTTCGGCGAGCACTGGCTATCCGGTCCAGAAGTTCATTTCGATGACTGGCGGACCAAGCCTGGCCCGCATAGTGGCGGTTCGCTCGTAACGAGTACCGATAGCTCCGTGGAATTTCACTCGCCTTGA
- the floA gene encoding flotillin-like protein FloA (flotillin-like protein involved in membrane lipid rafts) codes for MLLAQAQDEIGVGSWIIIIGLLIAAVVGLVLFAMLVRFFRLYIQSVTTGAGIGLLDLITMSIRKVRPEVIVRSKIMAVQAGMGDSTGITRRALEAHYLAGGNVPLVIKAIIAANKAKIIDLDFKLATAIDLAGRNILEAVQTSVYPKVIECPGKNSGRESLDAVAKNGIQLKVKARVTVRANLKQLIGGATEETIIARVGEGIVSAIGSAETHLMVLENPDRISKAVLHRGLDSLTAFAIVSIDIADIDVGDNIGARLQADQAEADTRVARAAAESRRAMAVAQEQEMVAKIEESRAKLVAAEAEVPKAIAESFRSGMLGIMDYYRLRNVQADTEMRSSIAGTGAQSRTQRTSAGAPVS; via the coding sequence ATGTTGCTCGCTCAGGCTCAGGATGAAATCGGGGTTGGCAGCTGGATCATCATCATCGGCTTGCTGATCGCGGCCGTCGTCGGTTTAGTGTTGTTCGCGATGCTGGTGCGGTTTTTCCGCCTGTATATCCAGTCGGTCACCACGGGGGCAGGCATCGGGCTCTTGGACCTGATCACCATGTCGATCCGCAAGGTGCGGCCCGAGGTGATCGTCCGCAGCAAGATCATGGCCGTGCAGGCGGGCATGGGGGATAGCACTGGGATCACCCGGCGAGCGCTGGAGGCCCATTACCTGGCGGGCGGAAACGTGCCGCTGGTCATCAAGGCCATTATCGCCGCCAACAAAGCCAAGATCATCGACCTGGATTTCAAGCTCGCCACGGCCATCGACCTGGCCGGGCGGAATATCCTCGAAGCGGTCCAGACCAGCGTTTATCCGAAGGTCATCGAGTGCCCCGGCAAAAACTCCGGCCGGGAATCGCTCGACGCCGTGGCCAAGAACGGCATCCAATTAAAGGTCAAAGCTCGCGTCACAGTGCGGGCGAATCTCAAGCAATTGATTGGCGGTGCGACCGAAGAGACCATTATCGCCCGCGTCGGCGAAGGTATCGTCAGCGCGATCGGTTCCGCCGAAACGCACCTGATGGTGCTGGAGAACCCGGACCGGATTTCCAAGGCGGTGCTGCACCGCGGGCTGGACAGCCTGACGGCGTTCGCGATCGTTTCGATCGACATCGCCGATATCGACGTGGGGGATAACATCGGCGCGCGCTTGCAGGCCGACCAGGCCGAGGCGGATACACGGGTCGCCCGGGCAGCAGCCGAAAGCCGGCGCGCCATGGCCGTCGCTCAGGAGCAGGAAATGGTCGCCAAGATCGAAGAAAGCCGGGCCAAGCTCGTCGCGGCCGAGGCGGAAGTGCCAAAGGCGATCGCGGAATCGTTCCGCTCCGGGATGTTGGGCATCATGGATTACTACCGGCTGCGCAACGTGCAGGCCGATACGGAAATGCGGAGCTCGATTGCCGGCACCGGCGCTCAGAGCAGGACGCAGCGGACCTCGGCGGGGGCGCCGGTATCATGA